Proteins from a genomic interval of Maniola jurtina chromosome 8, ilManJurt1.1, whole genome shotgun sequence:
- the LOC123867702 gene encoding uncharacterized protein LOC123867702 — MAPMFTRKAAALEEQQKLKNALHEIKSLKQLNTQLLKEQDESEAEMRIIIARNSQLKSELANLHNAHTLLSEERDQLQLAVGSFNQCIQTYEEALGKISMLEDELSQSQQLICDLQSQIASYETQKTNNLYDELLASSSTAPVLTIDLTCDSPCAANNKPHSETIHLNSHKKIKKYIKIGKLIKKTKKLIKFQKLCNKNIRLRKERSDLLNKLNTYCSSLQEMRVQYETDVRSLNEEILKLENSLKTVTSQYELSQKQVGEHILAADELLALSNYNIDRLDSLINRCECSNKNNVYS; from the exons ATGGCTCCTATGTTCACCAGAAAAGCTGCCGCTCTTGAAGAACAACAGAAACTGAAAAATGCTTTACacgaaataaaatcactgaaacaattaaataccCAACTACTGAAGGAACAAGATGAAAGTGAAGCTGAGATGAGGATCATTATTGCTAGGAACTCACAGTTAAAGTCTGAACTTGCAAACCTGCACAACGCTCATACTTTGTTATCAGAGGAGCGCGACCAACTTCAGTTGGCAGTAGGGTCGTTCAATCAGTGCATACAAACTTATGAAGAGGCTCTGGGAAAGATATCTATGTTAGAGGATGAATTAAGCCAATCTCAACAGTTAATTTGTGACCTTCAGTCACAAATAGCAAGttatgaaacacaaaaaacaaataacttgtatgatgagctgcttgcttcatcctcaacagcaccagtgttgacaattgacctgacctgtgacagcccttgtgctgctaataataagccacattcagaaactatccatttaaatagtcacaaaaaaattaaaaaatacatcaaaattggtaaattaattaaaaaaacgaaaaaattaataaaatttcagaaattatgtaataaaaacattaggcttagaaaagaacgttcagatttattaaataagctcaatacatattgttcctcactgcaagagatgagagttcaatatgaaactgacgttcggagtcttaatgaggagattctaaaactggaaaactccttgaaaacagttacttcccagtacgagctgtcacagaaacaggtcggtgagcatatactggccgctgatgagctgttagccttaagtaattataatatagatcgtcttgactctctgattaatagatgtgagtgctcaaataag AATAATGTGTACTCGTAA